From one Marinobacter sp. LV10MA510-1 genomic stretch:
- a CDS encoding YfgM family protein: MAELRTDEEQVEAIKQWWKNNGSSLLIGIGAALAIVFGWQAWQNQQAQQRTEAANQFVTLMNAFGTEDETSADTVAFVAKTLRDEHADSAYAVYANLMLARVQLMQNSDAEGAVESLQWALNKAAETQPLVLVVRSRLAQAQMALEDYDAALATIDGAKDSDAFGAMFAELRGDILLAKGDQNGARDAYLAAREQGEENRSGVLQLKLADLGVGGDA; encoded by the coding sequence ATGGCCGAGTTGCGTACAGATGAAGAGCAGGTTGAAGCGATCAAGCAGTGGTGGAAGAACAACGGTAGTTCGCTGCTGATTGGTATTGGTGCGGCCCTGGCGATTGTGTTCGGCTGGCAAGCGTGGCAAAACCAACAGGCCCAGCAGCGTACCGAGGCTGCCAACCAGTTTGTTACTCTGATGAACGCCTTTGGCACGGAAGATGAAACCAGCGCCGACACCGTCGCTTTTGTGGCTAAAACCCTGCGCGATGAACATGCCGACAGCGCTTACGCGGTTTACGCCAATTTGATGCTGGCCCGGGTTCAGCTCATGCAGAACAGCGACGCCGAAGGCGCCGTTGAATCCTTGCAGTGGGCACTGAATAAAGCGGCGGAGACTCAGCCTCTGGTTCTGGTTGTGCGCAGCCGTCTGGCGCAAGCTCAAATGGCTCTGGAAGATTATGATGCGGCGTTGGCCACCATTGACGGTGCCAAAGACAGCGACGCTTTTGGTGCTATGTTTGCCGAATTGCGCGGTGACATTTTGCTCGCCAAAGGCGATCAGAATGGCGCCCGTGACGCCTACCTGGCGGCCCGCGAACAGGGCGAAGAAAATCGCAGTGGCGTTCTGCAACTGAAACTGGCGGATCTGGGTGTTGGGGGTGATGCGTGA
- the hisS gene encoding histidine--tRNA ligase: MNDILPEQTPVWQYVEATVRKVLGQYGYQEIRMPIVEQTDLFKRSIGEVTDIVEKEMYTFEDRNGDSLTLRPEGTAGCVRAAEEHGLLFNQTRRMWYTGQMFRHERPQKGRYRQFHQVGVECFGMAGPDIDAELLILTARLWKTFGLADHARLEINSIGTAEARRNYREALVAYLLQFKAELDDDSQRRLETNPLRILDSKNAATRKILEQAPKLDAWLDDESRDHFERLKQLLDAAGIAYTVNPALVRGLDYYGKTVFEWITDSLGAQGTICAGGRYDGLVEQLGGKPTVAVGFAMGVERLILLLETLNLIPESVNNQADVYVTAMGDQAVAPALLLAEELRDQLPGYTIISHCGAGSFKSQMKKADRSGARYALILGDNELQNQSVGLKPLRTDEPQQELPRQQVAAALAQALSQ, translated from the coding sequence ATGAACGATATCCTGCCCGAACAGACTCCGGTCTGGCAATATGTTGAAGCAACAGTGCGTAAGGTGTTGGGGCAATACGGGTACCAGGAAATCCGTATGCCGATTGTGGAGCAGACCGACCTGTTCAAGCGCTCTATCGGCGAAGTGACCGACATTGTTGAAAAAGAAATGTACACCTTTGAAGACCGTAACGGCGACAGCCTGACTCTGCGCCCTGAAGGCACTGCGGGTTGCGTGCGGGCTGCCGAAGAGCACGGCCTGCTGTTCAACCAAACCCGGCGGATGTGGTACACCGGCCAGATGTTTCGCCACGAGCGCCCACAGAAAGGGCGTTACCGCCAGTTCCACCAAGTGGGTGTCGAGTGCTTTGGCATGGCTGGGCCCGACATAGACGCAGAGCTTCTTATTCTGACGGCGCGGTTGTGGAAAACGTTTGGCCTGGCTGACCATGCGCGTCTCGAAATCAACTCGATTGGCACCGCTGAGGCCCGCCGAAACTATCGCGAGGCGCTGGTCGCATACCTGCTGCAGTTTAAAGCCGAGCTTGATGACGACAGCCAGCGCCGGCTCGAAACCAACCCTTTGCGGATTCTGGACAGCAAAAACGCGGCTACCCGCAAGATTCTTGAACAGGCACCAAAACTGGACGCCTGGCTTGACGACGAATCTCGTGATCATTTTGAACGCTTGAAGCAATTGTTGGACGCCGCCGGAATCGCGTACACGGTGAATCCGGCGCTGGTTCGCGGCCTGGACTACTACGGTAAGACGGTATTTGAGTGGATTACAGACAGCCTGGGCGCCCAAGGCACGATTTGCGCTGGTGGCCGCTATGATGGACTGGTAGAGCAACTGGGCGGGAAACCCACGGTCGCCGTTGGTTTTGCCATGGGCGTGGAGCGTCTCATCCTGTTGTTGGAAACCCTTAATTTGATACCCGAGTCGGTCAATAACCAAGCCGATGTTTACGTTACCGCAATGGGCGATCAGGCAGTTGCGCCAGCGTTGCTTCTTGCTGAAGAGCTGCGGGACCAGCTTCCGGGCTACACCATTATTAGCCATTGCGGTGCGGGCAGTTTTAAAAGCCAAATGAAAAAAGCCGATCGAAGCGGCGCCCGTTATGCACTCATTTTGGGTGATAACGAGCTTCAGAATCAAAGTGTTGGCCTTAAACCTTTACGTACAGACGAGCCCCAGCAAGAGCTCCCGCGGCAGCAGGTTGCCGCGGCTCTAGCGCAGGCGCTGTCGCAGTAA
- the bamB gene encoding outer membrane protein assembly factor BamB, with translation MLSAGFRQLRASAVVLVASALVIGCSANDTFEQPAQLPDVNQQVSFERVWNVTVGDGHDGEFLYLAPLNAGDVVYAASADGELLALNAETGKQIWENSVEDRIFAGVGGDANQLYLVSRDADLLALSREDGSELWRASLPTEVLSAPQSNGSLVVVQTTDGRVLAFNAADGEKRWQYDSVVPALSVRAAAAPLVGGDVIISGFANGKLLALSAESGQPLWQYEVGAPQGRTELERLVDITSQPLVLENAILAVGYQGKLALIDLRTGNDIWSKTASSLYSPMVSNGNIFLVSANGDVVAMRGSDRRDLWTQDKLAWRQLTQPVAFDDYLVVGDFDGYLHVMSQDSGELVGQMKFDGDGIRVPAQRLSNGNLLVFGNGGKLAAYRLQSKN, from the coding sequence ATGTTAAGCGCAGGTTTCCGCCAGCTGCGCGCCAGTGCTGTGGTGCTTGTGGCGTCTGCCCTTGTGATCGGTTGCAGCGCCAACGATACGTTTGAACAGCCTGCACAATTGCCGGATGTTAACCAGCAGGTGTCATTTGAACGGGTTTGGAACGTTACTGTGGGTGACGGCCATGACGGCGAGTTTCTGTACCTGGCGCCGCTAAACGCCGGCGATGTTGTTTACGCCGCATCGGCTGACGGAGAGTTGCTCGCTCTGAACGCAGAAACCGGCAAACAGATCTGGGAAAATTCGGTGGAAGACCGAATTTTCGCCGGCGTTGGCGGCGATGCCAATCAGCTGTATCTGGTAAGCCGTGATGCCGATTTGCTCGCGCTGTCGCGGGAAGACGGCAGCGAGCTTTGGCGCGCGTCACTGCCGACTGAAGTTCTTTCGGCGCCGCAGTCCAATGGCAGCCTGGTGGTTGTGCAAACCACCGACGGCCGCGTGTTGGCATTCAATGCCGCTGACGGTGAAAAACGTTGGCAATATGACAGTGTTGTGCCTGCCTTGTCGGTTCGCGCCGCAGCAGCGCCGCTGGTCGGTGGCGACGTTATAATAAGCGGGTTTGCCAACGGCAAATTATTAGCTCTGTCTGCAGAATCTGGCCAGCCGCTGTGGCAGTACGAAGTAGGCGCGCCCCAGGGCCGTACCGAGCTTGAGCGCTTGGTCGACATTACCAGCCAGCCTTTGGTGCTGGAAAACGCGATTCTGGCGGTGGGCTATCAGGGCAAGCTGGCGCTGATTGATTTGCGCACCGGCAATGACATCTGGAGCAAGACAGCCTCCAGCCTGTATTCACCCATGGTCAGTAATGGCAATATTTTTCTGGTGTCTGCTAACGGCGACGTGGTCGCTATGCGCGGTTCCGATCGCCGCGACCTGTGGACTCAGGATAAACTGGCCTGGCGCCAGCTGACCCAGCCGGTTGCCTTCGACGATTATCTGGTGGTAGGTGACTTTGACGGTTACCTGCACGTGATGTCCCAAGACAGCGGCGAGCTGGTAGGGCAGATGAAATTTGATGGTGACGGTATCCGCGTACCGGCCCAGCGCCTGAGTAATGGTAATCTGCTGGTCTTCGGCAACGGCGGTAAACTCGCCGCTTATAGGTTGCAATCGAAAAACTGA
- the der gene encoding ribosome biogenesis GTPase Der, with the protein MNPVIALVGRPNVGKSTLFNQMTRSRDALVADFPGLTRDRKYGEGNYENQRFIVIDTGGLMGDELGLDAAMAKQSLQAVEEADIVLFIVDGRAGVMPGDQVLADQLRRSGKHAHLVINKTDGQDPNLVASDFYALGFQSQFRIAASHNRGVRSMLEILLPTPEEDAEIDAAHNHPGIRIGIVGRPNVGKSTLVNRMLGEERVVVYDLPGTTRDSIYIPYERLGQEYTLIDTAGVRRRKNVRETVEKFSIVKTLQAIDDAHVVILVIDAREGLVDQDMHLMGFVLSAGRSLVIAINKWDGMNGEDRDKVKEQIRRRLDFLDYADKHYISALHGSGVGVMYESVNACYESAMAKWPTNRLTTILEDAIAQHQPPMVHGRRIKLRYAHQGGSNPPTVVVHGNQTDSLPGAYKRYLENSFRKVLAVTGTPIRFEFRSSENPFAHKVDRMTPRQKVKKDNDEKKGGGKPKKARQKSLKR; encoded by the coding sequence ATGAATCCAGTCATTGCCCTGGTGGGCCGCCCGAACGTGGGCAAGTCCACACTGTTTAACCAGATGACCCGTTCGCGGGATGCACTGGTCGCCGATTTTCCGGGACTGACCCGCGACCGTAAATACGGTGAAGGCAATTACGAAAATCAACGCTTTATTGTCATCGATACTGGCGGCTTGATGGGCGACGAGCTTGGGCTTGACGCCGCGATGGCAAAGCAGTCTTTGCAGGCGGTTGAAGAAGCCGACATCGTTCTGTTCATTGTGGACGGCCGCGCCGGTGTTATGCCTGGTGATCAGGTACTTGCTGATCAGCTGCGCCGATCGGGCAAGCACGCGCACCTGGTGATTAACAAAACGGATGGCCAGGATCCAAATCTGGTAGCATCCGATTTTTATGCACTGGGTTTTCAATCCCAATTTCGCATTGCCGCATCTCACAATCGCGGCGTTCGATCTATGTTGGAGATTCTGCTGCCGACGCCGGAGGAAGATGCAGAGATAGACGCTGCTCATAATCACCCCGGCATTCGCATCGGTATTGTTGGCCGCCCCAACGTGGGCAAATCGACCTTGGTAAACCGCATGCTGGGTGAAGAGCGGGTTGTGGTTTACGACCTGCCGGGTACCACCCGCGACAGCATTTATATCCCCTACGAGCGTTTGGGCCAGGAATACACCCTGATTGATACCGCCGGTGTGCGGCGGCGCAAAAATGTGCGAGAGACGGTTGAGAAGTTCTCGATCGTCAAAACCTTGCAAGCCATAGACGACGCCCACGTAGTGATTTTGGTGATTGACGCCCGCGAGGGGTTGGTTGACCAAGACATGCATCTTATGGGCTTCGTGCTAAGTGCCGGCCGTTCGTTGGTGATTGCTATCAATAAATGGGATGGCATGAACGGTGAAGACCGTGACAAAGTAAAGGAACAGATTCGCCGGCGTTTGGACTTTCTGGACTACGCCGACAAGCATTACATTTCGGCGTTGCACGGTTCTGGGGTGGGTGTGATGTACGAGTCGGTCAACGCCTGCTACGAATCGGCTATGGCAAAATGGCCAACAAATCGCCTGACCACGATTCTGGAAGATGCGATTGCCCAGCACCAGCCGCCCATGGTTCATGGCCGTCGGATCAAGCTGCGCTACGCTCACCAGGGTGGCTCTAATCCGCCGACGGTTGTGGTGCACGGTAATCAGACAGACTCCTTGCCCGGTGCTTACAAACGGTACCTGGAGAATAGCTTTCGCAAGGTGTTAGCGGTAACCGGCACGCCGATCCGCTTCGAGTTCCGCTCCAGTGAAAACCCGTTTGCCCATAAAGTGGACCGGATGACGCCGCGGCAAAAAGTCAAAAAAGACAACGATGAAAAGAAGGGCGGTGGCAAGCCCAAAAAAGCGCGGCAGAAGAGCCTGAAGCGCTGA
- the ispG gene encoding flavodoxin-dependent (E)-4-hydroxy-3-methylbut-2-enyl-diphosphate synthase: MKHESPIKRRKSRQIMVGNVPVGGDAPIAVQSMTNTETCDVEATLGQIQALQDAGADIVRVSVPSMEAAEAFGRIRARAGVPLVADIHFDYKIALRVAELGVDCMRINPGNIGREDRISAVISACRDRNIPIRIGVNAGSLSKDLQRKYGEPTADALVESAMRNVDILDRHDFQNFKVSLKASEVFMTVEAYRKIATQIDQPLHLGITEAGGFRSGTVKSSIGLGLLLMDGIGDTIRVSLAADPVQEIKVGYDILKSLRLRSRGINFIACPSCSRQNFDVIQTMNDLEVRLEDVQQALDVAIIGCIVNGPGEAKEADIGLTGGSPKNLFYMNGKPQQKLDNANLTDDLERLIREEIARRQEAENAIIVRSAD; this comes from the coding sequence ATGAAGCATGAATCTCCGATTAAAAGACGTAAATCCCGCCAGATCATGGTGGGCAATGTGCCAGTGGGTGGCGACGCGCCGATTGCCGTCCAGAGTATGACCAACACCGAAACCTGCGACGTGGAAGCAACGCTGGGGCAGATACAGGCCCTTCAAGACGCCGGTGCCGATATTGTCCGCGTGTCTGTGCCGTCAATGGAAGCCGCAGAAGCGTTTGGCCGTATTCGCGCCCGCGCGGGTGTTCCGCTGGTTGCCGATATTCATTTCGATTACAAGATCGCGTTACGGGTGGCCGAACTGGGCGTTGACTGCATGCGTATCAACCCGGGTAACATTGGTCGGGAAGACCGCATCAGCGCGGTCATCAGTGCCTGCCGCGACCGCAATATTCCAATTCGGATCGGCGTTAACGCAGGTTCGCTAAGTAAAGACCTGCAGCGTAAGTACGGCGAGCCTACCGCAGACGCGCTGGTGGAATCTGCCATGCGCAACGTCGATATTCTTGACCGCCACGACTTCCAGAATTTTAAGGTCAGCCTTAAAGCGTCCGAAGTGTTTATGACGGTAGAAGCCTATCGCAAGATTGCCACGCAGATTGACCAGCCTTTGCATCTGGGCATCACCGAAGCCGGCGGCTTCCGTTCCGGTACTGTGAAGTCGTCCATCGGGCTTGGTTTGTTGCTGATGGACGGCATTGGCGACACCATCCGCGTATCGCTAGCAGCAGACCCGGTGCAGGAAATCAAGGTTGGCTACGACATACTCAAAAGCCTGCGTTTGCGCTCCCGCGGCATTAACTTTATTGCCTGCCCCAGTTGTTCGCGGCAGAATTTTGATGTTATCCAGACCATGAATGATCTGGAAGTGCGTTTGGAAGACGTGCAGCAGGCTCTGGATGTGGCCATTATTGGTTGTATCGTGAACGGCCCGGGCGAAGCCAAAGAGGCCGATATTGGTTTGACCGGTGGCAGCCCGAAAAACCTGTTTTATATGAATGGTAAGCCACAGCAGAAATTGGACAACGCAAATTTGACTGACGATCTTGAGCGTCTGATTCGCGAAGAAATTGCGCGTCGTCAGGAAGCTGAAAACGCCATTATTGTCCGTTCTGCTGACTGA
- the pta gene encoding phosphate acetyltransferase: protein MAKSLFIAPTSTDSGLTSVCLGLLRALERVGVSVGFYKPFCQVVHQADATHNNGKDSSVEFVRTHSHLQPPTPITLKEAQHALNHNKSDLLLERVVGEYQKVACTVDVVIIEGLEPDQNGTYITRLNAEVARNLGSEIILLTSPRGCSPVELDEQLGFSARLFSGQHEADVLGVILNKIGAPKERNMPGMTTLTATPSEDYRNTCKVFSSGQYRLLAEIPWEPSLLAPRVSDIVRELKVKVLHEGQMQARRVHRVSVCARTIRNMTEILKSGTLLVTPGDREDILVAAAVAALNGVPMAGILLTGGLIPDQRVIELCRRAMETGMPVLSTTTNTYETAHMLAGLSRSIPIDDPQRIDTAMNLIAPRIDTDWLQEHLKVPRQTRMSPPAFRHQLSERARAANKRIVLPEGHEPRTVQAAVICHQRKLARCALIGDAIEIRTVAASLGLELPPDLEIIEPSAVRKRYVAPMVELRKHKGFSAEVAESMLEDNVVLGTMMVALDEADGLVSGAIHTTANTVRPALQLIKTHDNAKVVSSVFFMLLPQQVVVYGDCAINPDPNPEQLADIAIQSAQSAEAFGIEPRVAMISYSTGESGSGQDVDKVREATRLARERRPDLLIDGPLQYDAAAIESVGLSKAPNSQVAGRATVFVFPDLNTGNTTYKAVQRSANVVSIGPMLQGLRKPVNDLSRGALVEDIVFTIAITAVQAKQVEDAGKA from the coding sequence ATAACGGCAAAGACTCTTCTGTTGAGTTTGTGCGCACCCACAGCCATCTTCAGCCGCCAACACCCATTACCCTGAAAGAAGCACAGCACGCGCTCAATCACAACAAATCTGACCTGTTGCTTGAGCGTGTAGTGGGTGAGTACCAGAAGGTGGCCTGCACCGTCGATGTGGTGATTATAGAGGGCCTGGAACCCGACCAGAACGGCACCTACATTACCCGCCTGAACGCCGAAGTCGCCCGCAACCTGGGCTCGGAAATCATTCTGCTAACGTCACCCAGAGGCTGTAGCCCCGTCGAGCTGGACGAACAACTGGGCTTCTCCGCAAGACTGTTTTCGGGACAGCATGAGGCTGACGTTCTAGGCGTTATTCTTAACAAAATCGGTGCGCCAAAAGAACGCAACATGCCCGGCATGACGACCCTCACCGCGACACCGTCTGAAGATTACCGCAACACATGCAAAGTGTTTAGTAGCGGGCAGTATCGGTTGTTAGCCGAAATACCTTGGGAACCAAGCCTGCTGGCACCGCGGGTTTCAGACATTGTGCGCGAACTGAAGGTAAAAGTACTGCACGAGGGCCAAATGCAGGCCCGCCGGGTGCACCGCGTTTCTGTTTGCGCCCGCACCATCCGCAATATGACCGAAATTCTTAAGTCCGGCACCCTTTTGGTGACTCCCGGAGACAGGGAGGACATTCTTGTGGCCGCCGCCGTAGCGGCCCTGAATGGCGTGCCCATGGCCGGCATTCTGCTCACCGGCGGTTTAATACCAGACCAGCGGGTGATCGAATTGTGTCGCCGGGCCATGGAAACCGGCATGCCGGTTCTCAGCACCACCACCAACACCTACGAAACCGCACACATGCTAGCGGGCCTGTCGAGGTCTATTCCTATCGACGATCCGCAGCGGATCGACACCGCCATGAACCTGATCGCGCCGCGCATTGATACCGACTGGCTGCAGGAACACCTTAAGGTGCCGCGCCAGACCCGTATGTCGCCGCCGGCGTTTCGTCACCAGCTTTCCGAGCGCGCCCGTGCTGCTAACAAGCGCATTGTTTTGCCAGAAGGCCACGAGCCGCGCACGGTACAAGCAGCCGTCATTTGCCACCAGCGCAAGCTTGCGCGCTGCGCCCTGATCGGTGACGCCATCGAAATACGCACAGTAGCAGCCTCTCTGGGCCTGGAATTACCACCCGACCTTGAAATTATCGAGCCCTCTGCGGTGCGCAAGCGGTACGTGGCGCCCATGGTAGAGTTGCGCAAACACAAAGGCTTTTCTGCCGAAGTGGCGGAAAGCATGCTTGAAGACAACGTCGTTCTGGGTACCATGATGGTCGCGCTGGACGAAGCAGACGGCTTGGTGTCCGGTGCCATACACACCACCGCCAACACCGTGCGCCCTGCCCTACAGCTGATAAAAACCCACGACAACGCGAAAGTGGTGTCGTCGGTCTTTTTCATGCTGTTGCCGCAGCAGGTTGTGGTTTACGGAGACTGCGCCATAAACCCGGACCCCAACCCGGAACAGTTGGCAGACATTGCCATCCAGAGCGCACAATCAGCCGAAGCATTCGGCATTGAGCCGCGCGTGGCGATGATCAGCTACAGCACCGGCGAGTCTGGCAGCGGTCAGGATGTGGATAAGGTACGCGAAGCTACCCGGCTGGCGCGGGAAAGGCGCCCGGACCTGCTGATTGACGGCCCCCTGCAGTACGACGCCGCCGCCATTGAAAGCGTGGGCCTTAGCAAAGCACCCAATAGCCAGGTGGCCGGCCGCGCAACCGTGTTTGTGTTCCCTGACCTAAATACCGGCAACACCACTTACAAAGCGGTGCAGCGCAGCGCCAACGTGGTCAGCATTGGGCCTATGCTGCAGGGCCTGCGTAAGCCGGTGAACGACCTGTCACGGGGAGCGCTGGTGGAGGATATCGTATTCACCATCGCCATAACCGCTGTTCAGGCCAAGCAGGTGGAAGACGCCGGCAAAGCCTGA
- a CDS encoding RodZ domain-containing protein, with protein sequence MANEENKTAPGNRPVGPQLKQAREAKGLSVAEVADAQHLRPAIIQAIENGKYELIDTELFLKGYIRAYARQVGLDGNALIADLNHELEPRRQEQAQAKAANPLVDIERRRRKKRRVAKAALWLFALAVLGLLVFSFIYNPSQLASLTGAGALTGDSAEAVALESDSNDAVSSTANGLTTQSEQDNLLPNETSDGDLSASPTNEEGALEPLTATGTGSFSDGAVSSLAQAAANSAVISDNDRSTTDTEQALQVADNRGRLEIEFIDDCWIQVRDANGRSLASGLKRQSDRIDLRAESDIRLVIGAANAIGVMRFEGAPVDLGSKGVVGNRAEFVLALNE encoded by the coding sequence ATGGCCAATGAAGAGAATAAAACTGCCCCTGGCAATCGGCCGGTGGGCCCACAGTTAAAACAGGCCCGTGAGGCGAAAGGGCTTAGCGTAGCCGAAGTAGCCGATGCCCAGCATCTTCGTCCGGCCATTATCCAGGCCATCGAAAATGGCAAGTACGAGCTGATTGATACAGAGCTCTTTCTGAAAGGCTACATACGCGCCTACGCGCGCCAGGTAGGCCTGGATGGCAACGCCCTGATTGCCGACCTTAATCATGAACTGGAACCCAGGCGTCAGGAGCAGGCGCAAGCGAAAGCTGCGAATCCGCTGGTTGATATAGAACGCCGGCGGCGAAAAAAACGCCGGGTAGCCAAAGCCGCGTTGTGGCTGTTTGCCCTGGCGGTACTGGGCTTGTTGGTGTTTTCGTTTATTTACAATCCTTCGCAGCTGGCTAGTTTGACAGGCGCTGGGGCATTGACCGGTGACAGTGCCGAAGCGGTGGCGTTAGAGAGCGATTCAAACGATGCTGTAAGCAGTACCGCAAATGGCTTAACAACACAGTCTGAGCAAGATAACCTTTTACCAAACGAAACGAGTGATGGCGACCTATCAGCTTCGCCCACGAACGAAGAAGGCGCGCTAGAGCCGCTGACAGCGACAGGCACAGGCTCTTTTTCTGACGGCGCGGTGTCTTCGCTGGCGCAGGCAGCAGCCAATTCGGCCGTCATCAGCGACAATGATCGTTCGACGACAGACACGGAACAGGCTCTTCAGGTTGCAGACAACCGCGGCCGGTTGGAAATTGAATTTATTGATGATTGCTGGATTCAGGTTCGAGATGCTAATGGCAGAAGCCTGGCCAGCGGTCTGAAGCGCCAGAGCGACCGAATTGATTTGCGCGCTGAAAGCGATATTCGCCTGGTAATAGGTGCCGCTAATGCAATCGGGGTCATGCGCTTTGAAGGCGCCCCGGTTGACCTTGGCAGCAAAGGCGTCGTTGGTAATCGCGCCGAGTTTGTTTTGGCCTTGAATGAATAG